The archaeon genome includes the window GCCCAGGTTCCCGCTCAGGAAGGTCGACTCGGTGATCACGTCCCCGCACAACGGGTCCGCGGCCGCGCGCATGGGGACAACGAGCAGGAGTGAACCCGCAACCAGCAACATGAGAACGAGCGCACCCTTCGACCTCCGGGCACCTCCGAGGCTCAATGAGATTGCGCCCAGCCCTGTTCCGGTTTATTTAGCCTTGCAAGCACTTTGGGGTCCCGGCTGTCACTCGCGAAGATGAGAGCCTAGAAGATGTCTTCGTCCCGCAGAACGTTACAGTACCCGCTGACGAACTTGCTCACCTCTCCCGTCTCCGGGTCGTAGCTGTGCCTCTTGGTGGGCCCGATGTCCCTTCCGTAGACATGGATGCTGTAGGCGTGGCCCGGGAACGGATTGTCCACCCTGTGTATTCCGGCCTCGCCCAGGACGGTCACGTTCCCCTTCTCGTTGTCCTTCTCGCTGACCAGCTCGAGGCTCGCCCTGCCAGGCACCTTCCCGTCGTCCATCCGCCTGAAGAGCGCCTCCCTCTCCTTTCCTTCGTACACCCCCACCATCGCCCATGTCAGATGGTCGTGAATCGGCGTCGTCTGGCCAGGCGTCCAGACACCTCCTATGATAGAGAAGGACTTGTCCTGCGGCAGGTGGAGGAGGTTCATTGCGAACCTGTCCTTCCTAGGAAGGAAAGCAGCCGCGGGTATCGAGCCTTCACCCTGGACCAGCCTTTGCAGCAGCGGCTTCAGGCGCCCAAGGGCCCCTGCGCCGCCGGCCAGCTCCCTCTCGGCGTCAGCGGCGAAGTCCTTCAAGCCATAGGGGGGAGCCACTCTAGTCTTCCCCCACCCCACGCCTGACCGACTTCAGGATTCCGCCGCCGCCCCTGCCCATCGCGGTCATCCTCCTCTTGACCCTCGGCGAGCCGAAGTAGAGCAGGATCAGGAAGAACGGCAGTTCAGTGTAGGAAACGAAGAAGTCGTTCGACAAGACGAAGACCGAGAACAAGAGGTAAAGGCCCGAGTAGAGGGCAACGCGTGTGCTCCCCCTTGCCTTGTAGAGAAAGACCGGGAGGATCGAGCCGACGAGCGCGAGCCTCGCATAGAGCGGGAGGGAGAAGTTCAGCGACGAAAGCAGGAACGCATTGAGCGCCAGGTTGACGTAGTATCCCAGCGGCCCGAAGTAGCTCACCACCGCGACCGTCGGTCGGACGAACTGGAACATCAGCGTGTCAAACACGAAAGCGGATGGGTTTGCAAAGAAGTACGGGGCAATTATCGCAGCCGCGACCCCCACGATGACGAGGGGCTCCTTCCAGCGCCCCTCTCTAAGGTAGTACAGCGCCACGAACGGGAAGATGAACCAGCTGAACTGGATTGAGGCCAGCGCAACCCCGAAGAAAGACGCTCCCACGAGGCCCTTGCCCCTCCTCTCCATCGCGAAGAAGAGAGCAATGAAGAGCATGGCTACGACCGTGTTGTTCAGAAACACCGTCGAGAGCAGGATCGTGAACGGGAAGAGCAGGTACGCAGACGAAGCAAGAAGCGAGCGCTTGTACCCCGACCAGACCAGGCACGCGCCGATGACCGTATCCGCCAGTATGAGGCCGAGCCTCACATCGCCCGCGAGATAGAACGGGACGAAGAAGATCGCGGTGAACGGGAGGTAGGTGAAGACATTCGACGCCCCCGGGGTGGAGAGGATCCCGAGCGGCAGGCCCCCGTAGAAGTGCCCGTAGGGACTGACCCCCTGCACTATCGCCCTCGCGGCCTCCGTGTCATAATAGTAGACGTCGGTGAGGGGCCTGACTAGCAGCAACACCATCGACCTGAGCGCGGCGCCAACCGAGAGCAGGCCTATCGCGACCCTGTTCCTCCGCGCGAACTCAGAGATGCGAGACAAGGCCCGAGCTGGGTTCCTCATGCCACCGGAAGACAGCCCGTGTTATTTTAATCGGTGCCGGGCGCGCCTGATGGCCGTCTCTTCACGAACTTCAGAGATGAGGCTATCTCCCTGAACGTCTCGATGCCCGCCTGCATCCTAGGAGTAAGGAAGTACATCGCGCCGTACTTCTCCCCCTGCGCCTCGACCAAGGAATTCGCCTTGAGGACGCCGACGTGGTGCATTATCGTCCTGTAGTCGACCCCGAGCCTCTCTGAGAGCTGGTTCATGTTGAGCGGCCTCTGGCTGAGCTCATCGAGGATCCTCGCCCTGTTCTCTCCTCCCCTGGCTCCTCCCAGGACGAACCACAGCACGCGGCGAAGCTCCTGGTCCTCTGGCAAGGCAATCCCTCCTTCCACCTCGGATTATTAGGTCGAGGCCCGATTGTGAGAACATTCTGAAATACGCTTATAGCGAATCAGAGTCATATTCAGTGCCTTGACGATGCTCCTGTCCCTCGCGATACTCCTCTACGCCGTCAACGCAGCCCTCTTCGCCGCCCTCGCCTATGTCTACGGGAGGACAGCCTTCTCGACGAAGGCCCGGTACTCTGTCGGACTCTTCATCTTCTCCCTCCTGCTCCTCATCCACAGCGCCGGGACAGCCGCTGCGTACTTCTTCCTCTCACAGTACTTCCTCGAAGAGGCGGTCCCGTACATGTCAGTCATGGGCTCCATCGAACTCGTCGGAGTGCTCGCGCTACTGAGGATCACCCTATGACTTCGGGGCACGCCGGCGGCCCCATCACTGACTTCTCAATCGGAATCTGCGCGACCGGCACTGCGCCCAACACCCCGACACTGGTCACCGCCTATCTCTCCGAATCCGACCGTGAGGGACTTCCCCTCCGGAGGCTAGTCGTCGCTCTGAGCGAATGTCCTCCTTCGCTCCTCCACGCAGTAAAGGCAATCCAGAAACGAGACGGGCGCGTCGAGATAATCCAAGAGTCCAGACGGTCCGGAAAGGCTGTCGCGATCAACCGCATAATGGACATCGCAGAAGGCCACCTCCTCGTCCTCTCCAACTCCGACGCTCATCCCGGCCCTGGTTCCCTGACGAAGCTTGTCACCGAAGCGGCTTCCGACAGTTCGATCGGGACCCTCGCGGCCGTTCCCAGGGTCCTCGGAGGCAGGGGCGTCGCGTCTTCTCTTGCAGGTCTGATGTGGGCGGCGCACAACGTCAGCTCGAGCGCACTCAACCACATGAGCATCTCCAACCACACCTGCGACGAGCTCTTCGTCGTGCGCCTGGCGAGCGTTGATGCCCTCCCGCCCGATACGGTCAACGACGGGGCCTTCCTGGCGGCCACAGCTAGGAGGAAAGGCTACTCGGTCAAGGTCCTCGAAACGGCTACGGTCGGCGTGGAAGTCCCTCGGCGGGTGACCGACCTGATCGCACAGCGGAGGCGGATCCTCTTCGGGCACGCCCAGGTCTGGAAGTCTTCGGGCCGAGCTCCGTTGACGGTCGAGTCGTTGATGCTGGTCCGCCTGCGCCTAGGGCTCAGCCTCCTCGTCCGTACCTTGGCGAGGAATCCCAGATTCCTGCTCGTCCTCCCAGTGGCGGTCGTCACCGAGCTGCTGGCCCTCGTGCTCTCGATATCGGACTCCGGCGCCAACTCCAAGCACGCGGTCTGGAAGAGAACGCAATGAAGCTCTCCGACTCGACCGCCGAGCGGATCTCCCTGATCTGTGAAGCTGCCGTCAGGCAGGGCTCTCTTGTGCCGGTCCGCGAGGTCCTCGAGCTCCTCCCAGAGGAAGCGACTGCGGACGAACTTGCGCAAGCGATCAGCGCTTCACCTCTCAGTTCGCTGATGGAGCTCAAGGAGGGATACCTCGCCCCCCTCTCGTGGTCCGACTCGAGGACGCTTGACGAAGCCGGAAACAGAAGGGCCGCGCTCGAAAATCTAAGGCACGCCCGTCGCTTCGAGCGATCCCTCCACAACACGCCATTCAGAGTGGTCGCGGTAAGCGGCTCGACCTCCTACGGGTCAGCCTCGCGGTCCAAGGACCTCGACCTCTTCTGCATCGCGAAGTCGGGGAGGATGTGGTCTACCCTTGCCAAGGGGCTCCTCATCGCGAGGGCCTACCGCCTCCTGCACCGCGACTCGCCCAGCCTGTGCTTCAGCTGCGTCATGGACGAGTCATACGCCGACTCCGTCTTCTCGCTACGGGAGGATCCCCTATTCGCAAGAGATGCCCTGCGTGCAGAGGTGCTTCGCGGAGCCACGGAGTACGAGGGCCTCCTTGGGAAGGCACGCTGGATCGCAGAATTCTATCCCCTTGCCTATGCCAAACGCATGAAGGCCGGGCCAACCCCTCCAGGCGGGGTTCGTTCAAGCGGCGGCCCCCCGCTTGTCGAGGCTGTGGCGCGCCTGTTCCTCTCAAGGTTCATCTTCACGAAGTCCAAGTTCCTCAACCGGAGGATCTCGCGGGAGGGCAGAGAGGGTGACGGGTTCGGCGTCAAGAGCGGCTCCGGGCACCTAATCTATGAGTCAGACCGATACAGGGAGCTCAGGGGAGAGTACATCGCCGCCATTGCCCCCGCAAGAGCTCCTGCTCAATAGCGAGGAGATTAGACGCTGACCGAGTCACTCATCCAGACGATGCCTATGATACTCCTGGGCGCTTCGCTCGCCCTCAGCGTCGCCTTCTTCGTCTACGGCCTCAACACGCTCCACCTTACCTTCAGAGCGGGCCGCTACCGGCCGGCCCACCCAGCCAGACTCTCGACAAAGCCCGATGTCGCGATCCATCTCCCGGTCTACAACGAGCTGTACGTGGTCCAGAGGCTTCTGACCGCCTGCGCGGGAGTCGCCGCCAGCTACGGACCGGACAAGGTCAAGGTGTACGTCATTGACGACTCGACAGACGAGACGAGCGCCAAGATCGACGAGGTCGTGAGGGATCACTCGTCGAAAGGCATCTCGTTCGAGGTGATCAGGCGAGGGAGTCGCGAGGGCTTCAAGGCAGGAGCGCTGGAGGCAGCCCTCAAGATCACAGAGGAGAAGTACGTGGCAGTCTTCGACGCCGACTTCGTCCCGCCTCCCGACTTCCTCGAAGAGCCGGTCGCGGTCCTCGAGGGCGACCCAGCGGTCGGCTTTGTCCAAGCGAGATGGGGACACCTGGACAGGAACTTCAACTCCGTGACCGAGTCGATCGCGATCGGAGTCGATGCCCACTTCCTCCTCGAACAGCAGGGAAGGAACGCGAGCGGGTACCTGATGAACTTCAACGGGAGCGCCGGTGTGATAAGGTCGGAGGCCATCCGCATGTGCGGCGGGTGGAGCCCCGACACCCTCGCCGAGGACCTTGACCTGAGCTACAGGATGCAGCTTGCCGGCTACAGGGGGGTCTACCTCAGAGACCTCGAGGTGCCGGCAGAGCTCCCTCCGACGATAGCGAGCCTGAAGAGGCAGCAGGGCAGGTGGGCGAGGGGATCTCTGCAGACGGCGACCAAGCTCCTGGGGCCCATCCGGAGGTCCGAGAAGCTCACCCGGACGCAAAAATTCCAGGCCGGCGTCCACCTGACCTATTACCTGGTCCACCCGCTGATGGTCGCCTCTTTCCTTCTGGCCGTCGCAGCCGTCTTCCTGAACATCAACGTGATCAGCTATGCCGTCAGCATCTCAATACCCAACATCTCGGGCGGCTCAGGGTCCGTCGGAACCGCACTGATGACCATCAGCGTCATCCCCTGGGTCGTCTTCTCAGTGCTCGTGGGCGCCTCCACCCTGGCCGTTCTCTTCTACTGCGTCCAGGCGGTCCGCTACCAGAGGCTCGGGCTCTTGGGCAAGGTCCGGAGGGTCGCCCTTCTCGTGGTCTTGGGGTACGGGATCAGCATCAGCAATTCAGTCTACGCACTGAAGGGGATATTCTCACGGAAGAGGGGAACCTTCCTCAGGACGCCGAAGTATGCGGTGGTCCACGCCGGAGAAGAGTGGCGGGGAAAGAAGTATCAGATTCCGGTGAATTCGGCGGCCCTATTGGAGGCAGGAGCGGTAGGAATCGCCCTGGCCTCGTTGGCCTCGGCTCTGAGGAATGGAAACCTTGGCATCCTCCCCATCCTCCTCGTGTACCTGACCGGGTATTCGTTTGTCCTGTACCTCAGCCTTCGCCAGACCCCCGGAGCCAGGGCCCGCCTCGACCGCTGAGCTGCTGGCCTTCTCCCCCTGTAACTCCTTGTAGACGACTCTCAGGTACATCAGACAGCAGAAGGTGAACGCCACTGCAGATGCGACCATCACCCCGTATCGAAGATATCCAAGTGCGCCCGCCCCGAGGGCTCTGTCAAGGCCTTCGGCGCCGCTCCACACCGGGGCCAGGAACCGTACAAGGTACGTGTTGTCTGAGAACAAAAAGACCGTCGCTGAAATCCACATCCCCCTGAAGGCGCTCCTCCCTACCCCAAGGACGCGTCCGCTCAAGAGCCCGAAGGCTATGAGGTAGACCACATACTCCTCGGGGAGGCTGAGCCGCGTGAGGAAGAAGACCAGGGTCACGAGCTCCAGTGTCAGGACGGCACGTCTGGGGGTCAACCCCCGCGAGGATGCGCCCCGAAGCGCGGCGTAGTATGCGAGCACGACCGCAGGAATCCAGAGGTAACCGAAGGCTCCCAAGAGAGGGAACGCGGACGCGGGTATGCCGTAGTACGAGTTGAGGACGAAGAGGACGACCGCGTAATTGACGCTGTTTGAGACCCTGTTCAGGGTGAAGGACTCGACCTTGAACAGCGAAAAGAAGGACCAGTTGGTGTAGTAGAGGTACGGGAGCACGGCAATGGCCGCGGCGGCCCCTCCGGCAAACATGAGATACCCGACCCTTGTCCGAGCCGAACCCTCGCCCCAGGCCAGCGCTGGCAGGAATATCACCGGGACCAGCTTCAAGACAATAGCGACTCCTTGGCTGAGCGGCCCGAGGAGCCTCCGGCCAGAGATCAGGATGGCGAACAGTACAAACATCAGCACGAGCTGGTCGAACATCCCCCAGAGGGCGGAGATCACAATAACGAAGGGCGAGACCATCCAAAACGCAAACGCCCCTTCCCCTTCCGCGGCCCTCCCCCATTGCCTGAGGAGCCTCATGAGCAGGTATCCTGCCCCGATGTCGGGAAGGATCGTCTCCTGCTTGAGGAGGAAGTAGTAAAGAAACCTGCTGTCAACCGCGGTGGCCCTGTAGAGCTCGTAGACCGCCCCCTGCATCAGGGCCCAGACCGGAGGATACGCGATCGTCGGGAGGACCCCAAACCCATAGGTGCTCAGGTCCGGCACGGGGAGCGTGCTCCCGTAGGGGTCAAGCCCCTGCGCAACGTAGTACCCCAGCCTCACCCAGAGCTCAAAGTCGAGGTGCCCCGTCCAGAACGAGAGCCCCTCCCTTATCGACAGGCCAACAAGCAGCGCAGTGGTCACTCTCATCGGAAGGATCTGTGTTTGCGCTCACGTGGAGTTAAGCCCGCCGTCGCGCCCGTCAACCCTTAATTTCTGGGCAGGAAGTCGGCGCGAATCGCGTTGTCCGACCCTGGGAGTCTCCTCCGCCTCCAGACCGTCGGCCGTAAGAGCGGAAGGCCCCACAGTGTCCTCCTGAGGTATGTCACCTACGACGGAAGAATCGTCGTCTTCCCCCAGAAGGGCTCGTCTCAGGATTGGGTGAAGAACCTGTCAGAGGGACCGGCAGTGGTCGTCCACGCCAACGGGAAAGCCATAGAGGGGGTTGCTTCTGTAAAGGAGTCTAGGGGTCTGGACGATCCGAGGTACTCGGTCTTCACCCGCAAGTATGGGACAAAGGTGGTGCGTGACAGGTACTGGGGCCAGACCACGTACATCGAGATTGAGCCGAGGTCTGAGAGCCCAGTCGACCTCGACGAGCTCGTCTACGGGGACCTCGAGGCGGCCTTCGACGGAGTCGCGGAGAACTACGACCACCACATCCTCGACAACCCGATGAATCTGTGGCTCAGGAACCGTTCAGTCGATGTCATGACGCGGGTCTTCAGGCCCGGTGAGACCATCCTCGAAATCGGATGCGGAACTGGCACTGAAACCCTCGTCCTCGCCCGCAAGGGAATCAAAGTCATAGCCTCAGACATCTCGTCCAAGATGCTCGAGGTCCTCGCCAGGAAAGCAAGCGCAGCGGGCCTCGGCGGCTCGATAGTCCCCGTACACTCCCGACCCTACGAGCTGAATGAGAAGCTGGCTCTGCTAGGCTACCATCAGGTCGACGGTGTCTACTCAACGTACGGGGCAGTCAACACGGAGCCGAGACTCGCCGAAATGTTCTCGACCGTCCAGAAGCTGCTGCGCCCCGGAGGAAAACTCGTGCTCGGCGTCTGGAACCGATACTGCCTGTACGAAATCCTCGGATACTCACTCAAGCTGCGCCCGTCGATGGCCATCGCTAGGTTCAGGAATCCCGTCCCTGTCGGGAAGTCGAGGTTCTGCATCGCTTCGAACGCCTATTCGGTCTCGGGTGTGTCCGACGTGCTCGGGGCTTACGAACTGGAGGAGGTCATCGGAGTGGGGATACTCCTCCCTCCCTCGAACCTCCTCAGGTACTTGCCGCCGGGCAGGCTCCTCGGCCTCTTCAAGAGGGCCGACGCGGCCCTCCAGGCCTACTTCCCTTGGAACAGGCTGGGCGACCACTTTATCGGAGTGTACTCGCTGCGTGCGTGACCTCACAATTTTCGTGTGCACTTACAACTCAGCCTTGACCCTTGAGAAGTGTCTGACGAGCGTAACCAATTGCGAACCCGACTCCAAGGTTGTTGTGATTGACCACGATAGCACCGACTCTACGACCGTCATAGCCGAGAGGTTCGGGGCCGAGGTCCATCGGGAGAATGTGGGCCTCGGATACGCCAGGCAGCTGGCCCTCGAATTGGCGGAGTCACGTTACTTTGCGTTCGTCGACGGCGATGAAGAAGTGACGAACCCGCTCTTCTTCAGGTGCGCTGCAAAGAGGCTCGAAGCCTCAGTAGTAGGAGCTGTGGTCGGGATGGCCGAGGGCCACAGATTCACCTACGGACTTCCCATGGGAATGACCGTCTTCAGGTCCGAAGACTTCCGGGGTAAGGTCATACCTCCAGGGATTGACGCGAGGGAGGAGTACTTCGTCCAGCGGAGGCTTAGGAGCCTCGGACTTCGAACAGTATTCCTCTCGGACGCTAAGGTCCACCGGTCCCAGTACAGGAAGTTCAAGCCCGAGTGGGAAGGGGCAAACACCCGCCTCGCCTGCGGGCTCAGTCTGCGCCAGCTCCTCTTCGCCCTGAAGGTCACCCTCCTCCTGAGCCTCAACAGCAGGAGCTTCAGGAACATGGCCTACGTCCCTGTCTTCTACCTGAGGTTCCTCAGGGGGTTCGCCAAGCCCCAGCCGTGGAGGAGGCTGAGGCTCGCACTTTGAAGCTCATCCAGGAACGGACCGCGCTGAAGTTGCTCGTTGAGAGGAACGGAGTGCTCCTGTCCGTTACCACCCAGAGACGCGCGTACTTCTTCTTCCTCTCCGCCGCTTTCGTCGGGGTTAAGGTCGCTCCGACCACTGACCCTGACCTTGGGATTGTGGAGCTCTCCGACTACGACATCCTACTAATTCTCAGGAACTGGAAGAGGCTCTCGAGGGTCAAGGTCCGACGTGAGGCGACTCGAGGAAAGTACCGAGCCCAAGTCGCAGATGACTAGGGGCAGAACCTGCGGACGGCCTCTTCTTGAGACCCTTCGATGAACTCGGGCTTGATCTTTCTTAACTCTCTGATCGCCTCGTCCGCGCCGACCTTGCCGGCGTCAACCAGGTAGGCAGCCAGGGCGCACCCGGTCCGCCCCTGCCCAGCCAGGCAGTGCACGAGAATCATCTTCCCCGACCCGAGTCCGCTTTCGATGCTCTTCGCCGCTTGCTCCAAGCTCTCTTCGCTTGGAGGTTCATGGTCCTTCATCGGCACGTGCTCAAACGAGATACCAAACCCCTCTTTCAGCTCGTCAGGCAGCGGTTTCTCGGTGAGGGTGAGGATGACGCCGACCCCTTTTTTTCGGAGCCATTCAATCTGACTTCTGGAGGCGGGGTAACCAGAGGCCGCGAGCCTTCCCTTCTCGATCCAGACAAACCCAGTCGGCTCTTCGGAGACCTTCGCCCTGAGTCTTCTGAGGAAGAGTCCACCTGTACCCATGGAGTTGCACCTGGCCGGAGGATGAGGAAATCTTAGGTCTTTCAGGCTTCTATAACGTCTAGTTTTCCGTACTTGCCCACATTCAGACGCAACTCTCCCCTGAAGCTGTTCGTGTAGCCGTTGGTCACCTTCACCTTCGACCCCTGCTTGACCATGTCAATCTGATCGTCCCACAACGAGAGCTTGATCTGGCCGCTCTCGTCTTTGAGCATGCAGTCCATCACCCTCGCCTCTCCCCCAGTCCTCAGGTTGACTGTGCGCGGCTCAGCCATCTCGGCAATCTCGCCTTCGGCATCTACCCTTCGCATCCCATCGCGTAAGTCTCGGACGTTCATGCGAGTCGCTGGTCGACCGAAGGCTGTATTTAACATTGAAGCGCTTCGAGCGAGGTCAGAAACCGTTTAATCAGAAAGTGCTGGCTCGGCCCCCGCTTGGTTCCGAGCTTGGCTGATGATGGGCTCCTCGTCATAGTCCTTGTGGTCCCGCTCTTCGCCGTTCTGTTCCTCATGCCCTCGTACCTGAGGGCCCTGGCGCGCAGAGGCAGGGTTGTCGACGACGTCCACAAGTCGCGCCCGACGAAGGTTCCCAACCCGGTAGGGCCTCTCCTCTTCATCGGCGCCGTCGGCGGCGAGGCCGCGGCCTACGTGGCCTTCGGGTCCCTCGTGCCGGTCGCGGTTCTCGGGTGTGCCGCCATCGCCTTCGCCGTGGGCTTCGCCGACGACCTGTACGTCCTCGGGGCCAGGACCAAACCGCTCCTCCTGCTACTCGCATCGCTCCCCCTGGTGGCGCTCGTGATGCTCCAGCCGGACCTCTACCAGTCGAGCCTCAGCTTCCCGGTCATCGGCGCGACCAGCGAGCACTTCACGATCTACACAGCCCTCGTGGTGCTCTCCTTCCCGGTGGTCGCGAACGCGTTCAACATGATGGACTCTTTCAACGGCCAGGTCTCTGGATTCACCCTAATCGTCTCGGTCGCCCTCGCTTTCGGGGTGGCCCTGAAGACCGCAGTCACCCCGGAATTCTCCATCGTCCACCTCGCGGCGGCCCTCCCTCTGGTCGCGGTGTCGGGGGCTTTCCTGGTCTTCAACCGATACCCCTCGAGAGGGTTCGACGGAGACAGCGGAAGCCTCATGTTCGGGGCGATGTTCGCTGCCCTCGCGGTGACTGGAGGGGTCGAGATCGCTGCAATCGTAGCCATAATGCCAGCTATTCTGAACTCATTCTACATCCTCTCAAGCGTCCGCGGCCTTGTGGAGCGGCGGAAGATGCCCTCCAGGCCCACCTACATCGGCGGAGACGGGCGCCTCTACGCGTCGATGGAGCCCAATGCCCCGACGACCCTCGTCCGCATGCTGCTCTTCGACGGCCCCATGACCGAACGAGAGCTGGTGGGCGCCATACTCACGCTGACCGTTGTCGCATGCTTATTGGCAGGCCTCACTTCTTTGATGACGTGGGTCTTCTGAGATGAGGCTGGCACCTCTGGTGGGGATCATGTCGATCGCCTGGCTCCTCATGATCGGGGAGGTCTACGTCTTCTTCTACGTGATCCTGGAGTTCGCGCCGCCCATCCACGAGACTGGGAGCCTGACCCTCCTCGCGCTCTTGAAGGTCGCCGCGACACTGGCCCTTGGAGGGCTGTGGTTCGTCGTCATGTCCGCTGTTTCGAGGTTCTACGCTTCGTCCCGGGTCAGGGCCCGGACTCCCACGCCTTCATCTTAGAGTCGAACTCCTTCCTCGTGTATCGCACCCTCGCAGGGACGCCCATCACGACCTTCCCAGGGGGAACGTCTTTGGTGACCACTGCGCCCATCGCGACCACTGCCCTCTTGCCGACCGTCACGCCTGCCTTGATGACCGCCCTCGCCCCAATCACCGCCCCATCCTCAATCGTCACGCCGATCATCCTCTTGCTGGGCGGATACGGGTCGTTGGTAAGGACGGCCGCCGGCCCGATGAAGACGTTCCTGCCTATCCTGCTCATCGGTGGGATGTACACCATCCCCTCGATCCTGCATCCGCTGCCTATCCACACGTCGTAGTCCACGTGCGCTAGCGAGCCGATCCTGACGT containing:
- a CDS encoding nitroreductase family deazaflavin-dependent oxidoreductase, with protein sequence MSDPGSLLRLQTVGRKSGRPHSVLLRYVTYDGRIVVFPQKGSSQDWVKNLSEGPAVVVHANGKAIEGVASVKESRGLDDPRYSVFTRKYGTKVVRDRYWGQTTYIEIEPRSESPVDLDELVYGDLEAAFDGVAENYDHHILDNPMNLWLRNRSVDVMTRVFRPGETILEIGCGTGTETLVLARKGIKVIASDISSKMLEVLARKASAAGLGGSIVPVHSRPYELNEKLALLGYHQVDGVYSTYGAVNTEPRLAEMFSTVQKLLRPGGKLVLGVWNRYCLYEILGYSLKLRPSMAIARFRNPVPVGKSRFCIASNAYSVSGVSDVLGAYELEEVIGVGILLPPSNLLRYLPPGRLLGLFKRADAALQAYFPWNRLGDHFIGVYSLRA
- a CDS encoding glycosyltransferase → MPMILLGASLALSVAFFVYGLNTLHLTFRAGRYRPAHPARLSTKPDVAIHLPVYNELYVVQRLLTACAGVAASYGPDKVKVYVIDDSTDETSAKIDEVVRDHSSKGISFEVIRRGSREGFKAGALEAALKITEEKYVAVFDADFVPPPDFLEEPVAVLEGDPAVGFVQARWGHLDRNFNSVTESIAIGVDAHFLLEQQGRNASGYLMNFNGSAGVIRSEAIRMCGGWSPDTLAEDLDLSYRMQLAGYRGVYLRDLEVPAELPPTIASLKRQQGRWARGSLQTATKLLGPIRRSEKLTRTQKFQAGVHLTYYLVHPLMVASFLLAVAAVFLNINVISYAVSISIPNISGGSGSVGTALMTISVIPWVVFSVLVGASTLAVLFYCVQAVRYQRLGLLGKVRRVALLVVLGYGISISNSVYALKGIFSRKRGTFLRTPKYAVVHAGEEWRGKKYQIPVNSAALLEAGAVGIALASLASALRNGNLGILPILLVYLTGYSFVLYLSLRQTPGARARLDR
- a CDS encoding glycosyltransferase, encoding MTSGHAGGPITDFSIGICATGTAPNTPTLVTAYLSESDREGLPLRRLVVALSECPPSLLHAVKAIQKRDGRVEIIQESRRSGKAVAINRIMDIAEGHLLVLSNSDAHPGPGSLTKLVTEAASDSSIGTLAAVPRVLGGRGVASSLAGLMWAAHNVSSSALNHMSISNHTCDELFVVRLASVDALPPDTVNDGAFLAATARRKGYSVKVLETATVGVEVPRRVTDLIAQRRRILFGHAQVWKSSGRAPLTVESLMLVRLRLGLSLLVRTLARNPRFLLVLPVAVVTELLALVLSISDSGANSKHAVWKRTQ
- a CDS encoding dual specificity protein phosphatase family protein is translated as MGTGGLFLRRLRAKVSEEPTGFVWIEKGRLAASGYPASRSQIEWLRKKGVGVILTLTEKPLPDELKEGFGISFEHVPMKDHEPPSEESLEQAAKSIESGLGSGKMILVHCLAGQGRTGCALAAYLVDAGKVGADEAIRELRKIKPEFIEGSQEEAVRRFCP
- a CDS encoding glycosyltransferase family 2 protein; amino-acid sequence: MRDLTIFVCTYNSALTLEKCLTSVTNCEPDSKVVVIDHDSTDSTTVIAERFGAEVHRENVGLGYARQLALELAESRYFAFVDGDEEVTNPLFFRCAAKRLEASVVGAVVGMAEGHRFTYGLPMGMTVFRSEDFRGKVIPPGIDAREEYFVQRRLRSLGLRTVFLSDAKVHRSQYRKFKPEWEGANTRLACGLSLRQLLFALKVTLLLSLNSRSFRNMAYVPVFYLRFLRGFAKPQPWRRLRLAL
- a CDS encoding DNA-binding protein encodes the protein MNVRDLRDGMRRVDAEGEIAEMAEPRTVNLRTGGEARVMDCMLKDESGQIKLSLWDDQIDMVKQGSKVKVTNGYTNSFRGELRLNVGKYGKLDVIEA
- a CDS encoding cysteine dioxygenase family protein codes for the protein MAPPYGLKDFAADAERELAGGAGALGRLKPLLQRLVQGEGSIPAAAFLPRKDRFAMNLLHLPQDKSFSIIGGVWTPGQTTPIHDHLTWAMVGVYEGKEREALFRRMDDGKVPGRASLELVSEKDNEKGNVTVLGEAGIHRVDNPFPGHAYSIHVYGRDIGPTKRHSYDPETGEVSKFVSGYCNVLRDEDIF
- a CDS encoding winged helix-turn-helix transcriptional regulator, with amino-acid sequence MPEDQELRRVLWFVLGGARGGENRARILDELSQRPLNMNQLSERLGVDYRTIMHHVGVLKANSLVEAQGEKYGAMYFLTPRMQAGIETFREIASSLKFVKRRPSGAPGTD
- a CDS encoding N-acetyltransferase, whose amino-acid sequence is MKPVNFVAPDAKIGKNVRIWNYAYVGSKTRIGDDVRIGSLAHVDYDVWIGSGCRIEGMVYIPPMSRIGRNVFIGPAAVLTNDPYPPSKRMIGVTIEDGAVIGARAVIKAGVTVGKRAVVAMGAVVTKDVPPGKVVMGVPARVRYTRKEFDSKMKAWESGP